From the Mycoplasmatota bacterium genome, one window contains:
- a CDS encoding helix-turn-helix transcriptional regulator, whose translation MMNNLTLIGSFIKAERKYRKLAQNELAQLLHVNQSTVSRIENGDSNITLEHYDNALRCFNIYLNAEDHRFEEALVVMYHSMDEIKAKEIQVIYDRVNSYLKLNVTDYYLKKLIEACYHLFIYNIKKFNKNIEYLMEIEAVYESKSLMIFLVLKGYYYHLKREYLEADHMFREACVIEQSLELSDNALHYIFAYNNIILRRYRLSHHDIMELINRYQLSGNIYKEVITRRLLGFIYFFDSNYQDAIDILEACSLNEYVLQMLPNLRIQCNSYIGASYLGLKQYKDAIPYYKDNIDNRINNDYLIYYYAYLFYCFKKTNQRDEFIHYKNQLFKEEIYQIKENRIIIDIFSNYDDFIDIDLFVEYFNFLFQQIFQHSDCYQHMKLAFSLVKDTLWKKRKYLMYKQFSEVCLRVRVGGICHGI comes from the coding sequence ATGATGAACAATTTGACTTTAATTGGGTCGTTTATTAAAGCTGAGAGAAAATATCGTAAACTTGCTCAAAATGAATTAGCACAACTTTTACATGTGAATCAAAGTACAGTAAGTAGAATAGAAAATGGTGATTCAAATATAACCTTAGAACATTATGATAATGCTTTAAGGTGTTTTAACATTTATTTAAATGCTGAAGACCATCGATTTGAAGAAGCATTAGTGGTAATGTATCATTCAATGGATGAAATAAAAGCTAAAGAAATTCAAGTAATCTATGACCGCGTTAATTCTTATCTAAAATTGAATGTCACTGATTACTATTTAAAAAAGCTCATTGAAGCATGTTATCATTTATTTATCTATAATATAAAAAAATTCAATAAAAACATAGAGTATTTAATGGAAATTGAAGCAGTCTATGAATCTAAATCTCTTATGATATTTTTAGTATTAAAAGGCTATTATTACCATCTTAAAAGAGAGTATTTAGAAGCAGATCATATGTTTAGAGAAGCTTGTGTTATAGAACAGTCCTTAGAACTTAGTGATAATGCCTTACATTATATTTTCGCTTATAATAATATTATTTTAAGAAGATATCGATTATCCCATCATGATATTATGGAATTGATTAATCGTTATCAATTAAGTGGAAACATCTATAAAGAGGTCATAACAAGGAGGTTACTAGGATTTATCTATTTCTTTGACTCTAATTATCAAGATGCGATAGACATTTTAGAGGCTTGTTCACTTAATGAATATGTACTTCAAATGCTTCCTAATTTAAGAATTCAATGTAATTCTTATATTGGAGCATCTTATTTAGGATTAAAACAATATAAGGATGCAATTCCGTATTATAAGGACAATATCGATAACCGAATAAATAATGATTATTTAATCTATTATTATGCCTATTTGTTTTATTGTTTTAAAAAAACAAATCAAAGAGATGAATTCATTCATTATAAGAATCAACTATTTAAAGAAGAAATCTATCAAATAAAGGAAAATAGAATTATTATAGATATATTTTCCAATTATGATGATTTTATTGATATTGATTTATTTGTTGAATATTTCAATTTTCTTTTTCAACAAATTTTTCAACATAGTGATTGTTATCAGCACATGAAACTGGCATTCTCTCTTGTGAAAGATACTTTGTGGAAAAAACGTAAATATTTGATGTATAAGCAATTTAGCGAGGTCTGCTTACGAGTTCGTGTGGGAGGAATTTGTCATGGAATCTAA
- a CDS encoding nitronate monooxygenase, translated as MNIKPLKIGELIARLPIIQGGMGVGVSRSKLATAVTNAGGIGVISSAQIGYDEEGFKQNPINANLIALRKHIKKAKKDVKDGIIGLNIMVALTNYEKYVETAIQSGIDLIISGAGLPTKLPELVKNSKVKIAPIVSSLRSAKTILKVWDRKSKTTADMVVIEGPKAGGHLGFSLDQLQNNSVDLDQVLLEVLNEVKFYEEKYDKQIPVVVAGGIYTGADIAHFLKLGASGVQMATRFIATEECDAHENFKKMYVNCSKNQIELVKSPVGLPGRAISNQLVEKIKHENVLSEQCYGCLSLDHCDRVNIPYCISQKLIEAVKGDVDNGLFFCGDTAHRINKIVKVQDLMNELETDILAVE; from the coding sequence ATGAATATAAAACCACTTAAAATAGGAGAACTAATCGCTAGATTACCCATAATTCAAGGTGGAATGGGAGTTGGCGTCTCACGCTCAAAATTAGCAACAGCAGTTACGAATGCTGGAGGAATTGGGGTGATATCATCTGCACAAATTGGATATGATGAAGAAGGATTTAAACAAAATCCTATAAATGCAAATTTAATTGCATTAAGAAAACATATTAAAAAGGCTAAAAAAGATGTTAAAGATGGTATTATTGGTTTAAATATAATGGTAGCATTAACTAATTATGAAAAGTACGTTGAAACTGCGATTCAATCAGGCATTGATTTAATCATATCTGGTGCTGGTTTACCAACAAAATTACCAGAACTTGTAAAAAATAGTAAAGTCAAAATAGCTCCGATTGTATCGTCCTTAAGATCAGCTAAGACAATATTAAAAGTTTGGGATCGAAAGTCAAAAACAACTGCAGATATGGTTGTAATTGAAGGACCTAAAGCAGGTGGCCATTTAGGGTTCTCCTTAGATCAACTACAAAATAACTCAGTTGATTTAGATCAGGTATTATTAGAGGTTTTAAATGAAGTTAAATTTTATGAAGAAAAATATGATAAACAGATTCCTGTTGTTGTTGCAGGGGGAATTTACACAGGAGCTGATATTGCGCATTTCTTAAAATTAGGCGCAAGTGGTGTCCAAATGGCAACACGTTTTATTGCGACAGAGGAATGTGATGCACATGAGAATTTTAAGAAAATGTATGTAAACTGCTCAAAAAATCAAATAGAGCTTGTTAAAAGTCCTGTTGGCTTACCTGGACGAGCAATTTCAAATCAGTTAGTTGAAAAAATCAAACATGAAAATGTTTTGAGTGAGCAATGTTATGGTTGTTTAAGTTTAGATCATTGTGATAGAGTCAACATTCCTTACTGTATTTCACAGAAATTAATTGAAGCAGTAAAGGGCGATGTTGATAATGGATTATTTTTCTGTGGAGATACTGCTCATCGAATTAATAAAATTGTTAAAGTTCAAGATTTAATGAATGAGTTAGAAACTGATATTTTAGCTGTTGAATAA
- a CDS encoding O-antigen ligase family protein: MMKLLKKYKLELQLLFLMIVTLNCWFYKTDDYKYAFIVYCLIFLYLMIKQKSISYFVVVCIFSIMSLQNDSAFKIDYSLVIILFFYVLLVNIKNKYFAMGKLFIPLVVYFLYQLLSLLWTPVKSFGIYGLMAVIEGYAIYYIITNGRFKVKKHHLLDISKIATFIMLTLSAEIFYNYHIYGFEKVIHSKNLVDLGFSYSNFIAVIFVLLIPIALYKYLDKKHYYIGYFLLDLLNIFGLLLTLSRGAILGFAFSLLLFILLLVRKRFLLRFGTIIAGICIIIYKNERFNLYFNLVKDKYLTKEFVNDNGRFSLYELGWNRFLENKWFGDGIKSSKYMINHYLGTTSGHYHNFIIQIGATLGIVGLILFLIVVLRWLRVLFKPRDTFVLCSTISIIGALSHQQVDVSFDYFYFGLIFYSILGIVEIYRHSIKDDLLNLKIYQKH; the protein is encoded by the coding sequence ATGATGAAATTACTAAAGAAATATAAACTAGAATTACAGTTGTTATTTTTAATGATTGTGACATTAAACTGTTGGTTTTATAAGACAGATGATTATAAATATGCATTTATCGTATATTGTTTAATTTTTCTGTATTTAATGATTAAACAAAAATCGATTTCCTATTTTGTGGTTGTCTGTATATTCTCAATTATGAGTTTACAAAATGACAGTGCTTTTAAAATTGATTATAGTTTAGTTATCATTTTGTTTTTTTATGTATTATTAGTTAATATCAAAAATAAATATTTTGCCATGGGAAAATTATTCATTCCATTGGTTGTATATTTTCTTTATCAATTATTATCCCTACTATGGACCCCTGTTAAAAGTTTTGGTATCTATGGTTTAATGGCTGTCATTGAAGGGTATGCCATTTATTATATTATCACGAATGGACGCTTTAAAGTGAAAAAACATCACTTATTAGATATCTCAAAAATAGCAACTTTTATAATGCTTACATTATCAGCTGAAATCTTTTATAATTACCATATCTACGGATTTGAAAAGGTCATACACAGTAAGAATTTAGTTGACCTTGGATTTAGTTATTCTAATTTTATCGCTGTCATATTTGTATTACTTATTCCTATTGCCTTATATAAGTATTTAGATAAAAAACATTATTATATCGGCTATTTTTTATTAGATTTACTTAATATTTTCGGATTATTATTGACTCTTTCTCGGGGTGCAATTTTAGGATTTGCTTTCTCACTTCTCTTATTTATCTTATTACTAGTTAGAAAAAGATTCCTATTACGTTTTGGAACGATTATTGCTGGAATATGTATAATCATCTATAAGAATGAGCGGTTTAATCTTTACTTTAATCTAGTTAAAGATAAATATTTAACCAAAGAATTTGTGAATGATAATGGGAGATTTTCACTTTATGAATTAGGATGGAACAGATTTTTAGAAAACAAATGGTTTGGTGATGGTATTAAATCAAGTAAGTACATGATTAATCATTATTTAGGAACAACGTCTGGTCATTATCATAATTTTATCATTCAAATTGGTGCAACCTTAGGGATTGTAGGACTTATTTTATTTTTAATTGTGGTCTTAAGATGGCTTAGAGTATTATTTAAACCAAGAGATACTTTTGTCTTGTGTAGTACTATTAGTATTATTGGTGCCTTATCTCATCAACAAGTAGATGTAAGTTTTGATTATTTTTATTTCGGATTAATCTTTTATTCAATCTTAGGAATTGTTGAGATATACAGACACTCTATTAAAGATGACCTATTAAACTTAAAAATTTATCAAAAACACTAA
- a CDS encoding glycosyltransferase yields the protein MKTVSIICPVYNSEDYLSQLIKSIIDQSYPNFECIFVDDASTDKSCEIINSIVDKRFILEQNESNQGAQVCRKRGFESCHGEYVVFIDSDDYLDVNYLKNLLLKLEQDQSEIVMCNYEVINQNNKLLRKNNEVTPIPKNQFPLYAKTHKEVIMSKPAFWNKMFTHTFLLKYLSFPNVTVAQDLSIVPLLLSKAKISYVDEVLYYYRVIDKSISNTYDRRLLDIHKSFLHLKSLKKEYYFELEFMAIGHYFYQMSKALFIKDKDLRLSVYCELMHNLKCEFQSFKKNPYYKKRLDYRVYIFILSQKIIFSNPIIHSLVSSITRIKIINKWIRKSDK from the coding sequence ATGAAAACAGTTAGTATAATATGTCCTGTTTATAATAGTGAAGATTATTTATCACAATTAATTAAATCAATTATCGACCAAAGTTATCCAAATTTTGAATGTATTTTTGTTGATGATGCATCTACTGATAAAAGTTGTGAAATAATAAATTCAATTGTGGATAAGCGTTTTATATTAGAGCAAAATGAGAGTAATCAAGGGGCACAAGTGTGTCGAAAAAGAGGTTTTGAAAGTTGTCATGGTGAGTATGTTGTTTTTATTGATAGTGATGATTATTTAGATGTGAATTACCTAAAAAATCTACTTTTAAAACTAGAGCAAGATCAGTCTGAAATAGTAATGTGTAATTATGAAGTAATTAATCAAAATAATAAATTATTAAGAAAGAACAATGAAGTAACACCAATTCCAAAAAATCAATTCCCTCTTTACGCTAAAACACATAAGGAAGTCATTATGTCAAAACCAGCTTTTTGGAATAAAATGTTTACTCATACTTTTTTACTAAAATATTTATCATTTCCAAATGTAACCGTAGCCCAAGACCTTTCTATCGTCCCTTTATTATTATCAAAAGCAAAAATCTCCTATGTAGATGAAGTTCTCTATTATTATCGTGTCATAGATAAGTCAATTTCTAATACATATGATAGACGATTATTAGACATTCATAAAAGTTTTTTACATCTTAAATCTTTAAAAAAGGAATATTATTTTGAACTAGAATTTATGGCCATAGGACATTACTTTTATCAAATGAGTAAAGCCTTATTTATTAAAGATAAAGATTTAAGGTTATCCGTATACTGTGAATTAATGCATAATTTAAAATGTGAGTTTCAGTCTTTTAAGAAAAATCCTTACTATAAAAAACGATTAGATTATCGTGTATATATATTTATCTTAAGTCAAAAAATAATATTTAGTAATCCGATTATCCATTCACTTGTTTCATCAATTACTAGAATAAAAATAATCAACAAATGGATTAGAAAATCTGATAAGTAA